The nucleotide sequence CCCCCAGGTATCAACAATCCTGTACCCGGGGAAAACGACTCTTCTCGAGATCTCCTCCATGATCCCTACGGCCACGGCGGCTTTGGCGGTTACGGCCATGACCCCAATCGCCTGGGGTCCCCGAACTCGGAATATGACGTCGAGGCTTCGAGATTGGCAGAGTCGAGACTCTCGGTCATTCGAAGAGCTGCCACCATGCAGTCTTTTGACCAGAACGAGTCCCTCTCGGTGCCAGGCTTTGTGCAGGGACGTCCAGACTCGGCGTTTCACGACCCAGAGGAGAGCTGGATGGagcgacagcagcagcagccccTCACCCGCGGCCTCACCCGATCGCGAAcccgcaaggtcaagctcgTCCAGGGCTCCGTCCTAAGCATCGACTACCCCGTCCCCAGCGCCATCAAGAACGCCATCGAGCCGCGGTACAGAGACGCCCCGGGGAGCGTGCAGGAGGAATTCACAAAGATGCGCTACACGGCCGCCACGTGCGATCCCAACGATTTCACCCTGCGCAACGGCTTCAACCTCCGCCCGCGCATGTACAACCGCCACACGGAGCTGTTGATCGCCATCACGTATTACAACGAGGACAAGGTGCTCCTCGCCCGCACGCTCCACGGAACGATGCAAAACATCCGGGACATTGTGAACCTCAAGCGCTCCAAGTTCTGGAACAAGGGAGGCCCCGCGTGGCAAAAGATTGTCGTCTGTCTCGTCTTTGACGGTATCGATAAGGTCGATAAAAACGTCTTTGACGTGCTGGCCACGGTCGGCATCTACCAAGACGGCGTCATCAAAAAGGACGTCAACGGGAAGGAAACAGTTGCCCACATCTTTGAGTACACGAGTCAAATCTCAGTCACGCCAGACCAGCAGCTCGTCCGACCCTCGCACGACAAGCCGCACCGTAACCTCCCGCCCGTGCAGTTCATCTTCTGTCTCAAGCAAAAGAACAGCAAAAAGATTAATTCGCATCGATGGCTGTTTAACGCATTTGGTCGCATTTTGAACCCCGAGGTCGCTATCCTCATCGACGCTGGAACGAAGCCCGGTCCGAGAGCCTTGTTGTCTCTGTGGGAAGCCTTTTACAACGATCGCGACCTTGGCGGAGCCTGTGGAGAGATCCACGCCATGTTGGGCAAGCGAGGCATCAACCTCCTAAATCCCCTCGTCGCGGTGCAGAATTTCGAGTACAAGATTTCCAACGTGCTCGATAAACCCCTAGAAAGCGCCTTTGGCTACGTGAGTGTCCTTCCGGGTGCCTTTTCTGCCTACCGCTTCCGCGCCATCATGGGCCGACCGCTGGAACAGTATTTCCACGGAGATCACACGCTCTCGAAGCAGCTGGGCAAGAAAGGAATCGACGGTATGAACATtttcaagaagaacatgttCCTTGCCGAGGACAGAATCCTCTGCTTCGAATTGGTCGCCAAGGCGAGTCAGAAGTGGCATCTCAACTACGTCAAGGCGTCCAAGGGCGAGACCGACGTCCCAGAGGGCGCAGCCGAGTTTATCAGTCAACGACGAAGATGGCTCAACGGATCCTTTGCTGCGTCTCTCTATTCTCTGATGCATTTTGGTCGACTATATCGATCTGGTCATAGCATCATCCGACTCTTTTTCCTGCACATTCAACTCTTTTACAACTTCTTCAACGTCCTGTTCAGTTGGTTTTCACTGGCTGCGTATTACTTGACGacaaccatcatcatgaagctgGTCGGCACGCCTCAGGTTCTTTCAGGATACCACGGATGGCCATTCGGTGATACAGCAACgcccatcgtcaacgtcttGATCAAGTACATCTACGTCGCCTTCCTGGTTCTGCAattcgtcctcgccctcggaAACAGACCCAAGGGATCCAAGTACAGCTACATCGCATCCTTCATGGTTTTCGGTCTCATCCAGCTATATCTCCTCGTGCTTACCGGTTACCTCGTCTACCGAGCCTTCACCACCACGCCGATCGAGGAGCAGATTTCCTTCGCGTCCGGACAGGCCTTCTGGGATAGTTTCTTTGGCGGCGGTTCTGGTATTGCCGGTCTGATCGTCATCGCGCTTGTCACCATCTATGGTCTCAACTACATCGCCTCCTTCCTCTATCTCGACCCGTGGCACATGTTCCACTCGTTCCCCCAGTACATGATCCTCATGTCGACGTACATCAACATCCTGATGGTGTACGCCTTCAACAACTGGCACGATGTCTCGTGGGGAACCAAGGGCTCTGATACCGCTGAAGCTCTTCCTtctgccaaggtcatcaagaatgAAAAGGAGGCCGTCGTTGAAGAAATCGAGCAGGAACAGGAGGACATCGACAGCAAATTCGAAAAGACCGTTTGGCGAGCTCTGGCCCCCATGAGCGAAATGAACCAGGAAGagcccgagaagaaggacgtGGAGGATTCGTACAAGTCCTTCCGAACGGGCCTGGTTATTCTCTGGTTGCTCTGCAACATTGTCCTGATCGTCTTTGTCACGACGGACGATTTCATCACCCTCGGCGTCTCTGTAAGCCTCCCCcatttcttcctctcaaACAGCACTGACAACCTCGCAGAAAGCCGCCGACGTTCGAACGCCCATGTACTTCCGATTCCTCCTTTACGCAACAGCTGTGCTGTCCATCATCCGCTTCGCCGGTTTCCTCTGGTACATTGGCCGAACCGGCATCATGTGCTGCATCGCGAGAAGATAGAGCGATACGCACCACCAGTCAACGTGTCTATGAACtgttttcttctttcttttggGGTAAAATTAGGGAAACTTCATTGCACTCAGGAAATCCTTTTTTAATTGTTTGATCTTTGTTGTGGATGCATCTCGGCAGGGGAATGGCTAGGTGTCTGGCCTTTCCGGCATTGGGGACTTCGTCGGTCTAGGCATCGTTGCCTTGTGTTGACGTATCGAGCCCTGATCTTCCTCGCCGGGCTAATTGGCGTTCTTATTATTGTGAAAGCCATTCTGATCATGATGGCAGGAGCcgaaggaggaagaaggcagGTCTTCCCTAGGAAAGGTGGCATTGTATTTGGCGTTGGATAATAGGTAGATTGTTGACCTGCTTGTTTAATTCTATTCGGTAATATGGTCTAGATACCATTTTCTGCATTCTATGGACCTTGAACCTTTCTTCC is from Fusarium keratoplasticum isolate Fu6.1 chromosome 11, whole genome shotgun sequence and encodes:
- a CDS encoding Chitin synthase, with amino-acid sequence MVFNEHGQPNYDAPREMQDLPAGQAYHFGGPPPEEPGDPTRQPLQPLQPLHDPYSPVYDQFTPPGTHHGVTQPPATDFGNITPPPGINNPVPGENDSSRDLLHDPYGHGGFGGYGHDPNRLGSPNSEYDVEASRLAESRLSVIRRAATMQSFDQNESLSVPGFVQGRPDSAFHDPEESWMERQQQQPLTRGLTRSRTRKVKLVQGSVLSIDYPVPSAIKNAIEPRYRDAPGSVQEEFTKMRYTAATCDPNDFTLRNGFNLRPRMYNRHTELLIAITYYNEDKVLLARTLHGTMQNIRDIVNLKRSKFWNKGGPAWQKIVVCLVFDGIDKVDKNVFDVLATVGIYQDGVIKKDVNGKETVAHIFEYTSQISVTPDQQLVRPSHDKPHRNLPPVQFIFCLKQKNSKKINSHRWLFNAFGRILNPEVAILIDAGTKPGPRALLSLWEAFYNDRDLGGACGEIHAMLGKRGINLLNPLVAVQNFEYKISNVLDKPLESAFGYVSVLPGAFSAYRFRAIMGRPLEQYFHGDHTLSKQLGKKGIDGMNIFKKNMFLAEDRILCFELVAKASQKWHLNYVKASKGETDVPEGAAEFISQRRRWLNGSFAASLYSLMHFGRLYRSGHSIIRLFFLHIQLFYNFFNVLFSWFSLAAYYLTTTIIMKLVGTPQVLSGYHGWPFGDTATPIVNVLIKYIYVAFLVLQFVLALGNRPKGSKYSYIASFMVFGLIQLYLLVLTGYLVYRAFTTTPIEEQISFASGQAFWDSFFGGGSGIAGLIVIALVTIYGLNYIASFLYLDPWHMFHSFPQYMILMSTYINILMVYAFNNWHDVSWGTKGSDTAEALPSAKVIKNEKEAVVEEIEQEQEDIDSKFEKTVWRALAPMSEMNQEEPEKKDVEDSYKSFRTGLVILWLLCNIVLIVFVTTDDFITLGVSKAADVRTPMYFRFLLYATAVLSIIRFAGFLWYIGRTGIMCCIARR